The Deltaproteobacteria bacterium genome window below encodes:
- the dapF gene encoding diaminopimelate epimerase — protein MAADAPLSFVKVEGLGNDFLVLDARRHGEPALAQLLAGLQHRAPALCDRRRGVGGDGLLVVAPATSEGAHARMIVVNADGSRPQMCGNGLRCVALWLREAGAPDAFVVDTDAGPRPCTVLGRGPRAAVVVDMGIARALGHVTPARGEGRSFARVSMGNPHAVAFTDDPGAPEQLARALGPGLERDAAFPEGTNVEFAHVAADGRVRLWVWERGCGITDACGTGACATIAAAVDEGRLPVQTDVEVDLPGGTLVIRVGPDRRVWMTGPASLVFAGSI, from the coding sequence ATCGCCGCCGACGCGCCGCTTTCGTTCGTGAAGGTCGAGGGGCTCGGCAACGACTTCCTCGTGCTCGACGCCCGCCGCCACGGCGAGCCAGCGCTCGCGCAGCTGCTCGCAGGGCTGCAGCACCGCGCCCCTGCCCTGTGTGACCGACGACGCGGCGTCGGTGGTGACGGCCTGCTGGTGGTCGCCCCCGCCACGAGCGAGGGCGCCCACGCGCGCATGATCGTCGTGAACGCCGACGGCTCGCGGCCGCAGATGTGCGGCAACGGCCTGCGCTGCGTCGCGTTGTGGCTACGCGAGGCCGGGGCCCCCGATGCCTTCGTGGTGGACACCGACGCCGGCCCCCGCCCCTGCACCGTGCTCGGTCGCGGACCCCGGGCCGCGGTCGTGGTCGACATGGGCATCGCCCGGGCACTGGGCCACGTGACCCCGGCGCGCGGCGAGGGCCGCAGCTTTGCGCGGGTCTCGATGGGCAACCCCCACGCGGTCGCCTTCACCGACGACCCCGGGGCCCCCGAGCAGCTCGCGCGCGCGCTCGGACCGGGACTCGAGCGCGACGCCGCCTTCCCCGAGGGCACCAACGTCGAGTTCGCCCACGTCGCCGCCGACGGGCGCGTGCGGCTGTGGGTCTGGGAGCGCGGCTGCGGCATCACCGACGCCTGCGGGACCGGGGCCTGCGCGACGATCGCGGCGGCGGTCGACGAGGGGCGCCTGCCGGTGCAGACCGACGTCGAGGTCGACCTGCCCGGTGGGACCCTGGTCATCCGCGTCGGGCCCGACCGCCGGGTGTGGATGACCGGCCCGGCGAGCCTGGTGTTCGCCGGGTCGATCTGA
- the secG gene encoding preprotein translocase subunit SecG — MTLFVQIIYVLITVVLILVVLLQAGRGGGLGTALGGGASQTVFGGSGGADFLAKLTQGLAIGFMVCAVYLAYASAHSGSDRLKDESEKLAAENALPEDDSEVNYEFVGPNPRPLPPAGARPSAPAPGKAAAPAPTDDGDAAPEQPADADLEPAATGG; from the coding sequence ATGACCCTGTTCGTCCAGATCATCTACGTCCTCATCACGGTGGTGCTCATCCTCGTGGTGCTGTTGCAGGCGGGCCGCGGCGGCGGCCTCGGTACCGCACTCGGTGGTGGCGCCAGCCAGACCGTGTTCGGCGGCTCCGGTGGCGCCGACTTCCTCGCGAAGTTGACCCAAGGCCTCGCGATCGGCTTCATGGTGTGCGCGGTCTACCTCGCCTACGCCAGCGCCCACTCGGGCTCCGATCGCCTGAAGGACGAGAGCGAGAAGCTCGCGGCCGAGAACGCCCTGCCCGAGGACGACAGCGAGGTGAACTACGAGTTCGTGGGCCCGAACCCGCGGCCGCTGCCGCCCGCCGGCGCACGTCCCAGCGCGCCCGCACCGGGCAAGGCCGCTGCGCCGGCCCCGACCGACGACGGGGATGCCGCGCCCGAGCAGCCCGCCGACGCGGACCTCGAGCCCGCCGCCACCGGCGGCTGA
- a CDS encoding triose-phosphate isomerase, translated as MPRQRWVLGNWKQNHLPEAAAACARTLAEGLVGAAADVRVGVAPAYLSIAATRPACRPATDLWLFAQDVAAQDEGAFTGEVGPAMIAAAGCAGSIVGHSERRALFGDTDALVAAKLRACLEAGLHAVLCVGERLESRDAGSHESVVISQLSAALDDLSPELVGARLVLAYEPVWAIGTGRTATPEQAAAMHRCIRAWLGERFADAGRDRSVLYGGSVKPDNAGALVAAGDIDGFLVGGASLQAPSLLAIARATAHVP; from the coding sequence ATGCCGCGACAACGCTGGGTGCTGGGCAACTGGAAGCAGAACCATCTCCCCGAGGCGGCGGCCGCGTGTGCCCGCACGCTGGCCGAGGGCCTGGTGGGGGCCGCGGCCGACGTGCGGGTCGGGGTCGCGCCCGCCTACCTGTCGATCGCCGCCACCCGCCCCGCGTGCCGCCCCGCGACCGACCTGTGGCTGTTCGCCCAGGACGTCGCGGCCCAGGACGAGGGCGCGTTCACCGGTGAGGTCGGCCCGGCGATGATCGCCGCCGCCGGCTGTGCCGGATCGATCGTCGGACACTCGGAGCGCCGCGCGCTCTTCGGTGACACCGACGCGCTGGTCGCCGCCAAGCTGCGCGCGTGCCTCGAGGCCGGGCTGCACGCAGTGCTGTGCGTCGGCGAGCGACTCGAATCACGCGACGCCGGGAGCCACGAATCCGTCGTCATCTCGCAGCTTTCTGCTGCACTTGATGATCTTTCGCCTGAGCTGGTCGGCGCGCGGCTCGTGCTCGCCTACGAGCCGGTGTGGGCGATCGGCACCGGCCGCACGGCGACCCCCGAGCAGGCCGCCGCGATGCACCGCTGCATCCGCGCGTGGCTGGGCGAGCGCTTCGCCGACGCCGGCCGCGACAGATCGGTGCTGTACGGTGGTAGCGTCAAGCCCGACAACGCCGGGGCCTTGGTGGCCGCGGGCGACATCGACGGCTTCCTCGTCGGTGGGGCCTCCCTTCAGGCCCCCTCCCTGCTCGCGATTGCCCGCGCCACCGCGCACGTTCCCTGA
- a CDS encoding phosphoglycerate kinase: MASPAVPSHHELDVDNRRVFVRVDFNVPLGEGGTVRDDTRIVASLPTLRSLIERGAKLVLASHLGRPKGGYEAKYAMEPVAGRLAELLSTEVRVPTDEVVGDAATKLVADLRPGQLVLLQNLRFHPGETKNDPKFSQALAQLCDAYVNDAFGASHRAHASVVGVPGLVRAHAAGDLLLAECKALSRLLDAPERPFVAIVGGAKVSDKLGVLISLVERLAAGDTLVVGGAMANTFLGAGGANLGASLMERDRYSDCRMVLEKAAARDIRVLLPTDLRIGGGVDAKLARRMPAAGGLGEGEMALDIGPDSADAIAKVIASAKMVLWNGPMGLFENPAFAEGTLTVARALAECRGFTVVGGGDSVAAIQQAGVADRIGHVSTGGGASLEFIEGKLLPGVAALKPEGV, encoded by the coding sequence ATGGCGTCCCCCGCGGTCCCCAGCCATCACGAGCTCGACGTCGACAACCGGCGCGTGTTCGTTCGCGTCGACTTCAACGTGCCCCTCGGCGAGGGCGGCACGGTCCGCGACGACACCCGCATCGTCGCGTCGCTGCCCACGTTGCGCAGCCTGATCGAGCGCGGCGCGAAGCTGGTGCTGGCCTCGCACCTCGGTCGCCCCAAAGGCGGCTACGAGGCCAAGTACGCGATGGAGCCCGTCGCTGGCCGCCTTGCCGAGCTGCTGTCGACCGAGGTGCGCGTGCCGACCGACGAGGTCGTGGGCGACGCGGCCACCAAGCTGGTCGCCGATCTGCGGCCGGGCCAGCTGGTGCTGCTGCAGAACCTCCGCTTCCACCCCGGCGAGACCAAGAACGATCCCAAATTCTCGCAGGCGCTGGCGCAGCTGTGCGATGCCTACGTCAACGATGCCTTCGGGGCGTCGCACCGCGCCCACGCCTCGGTCGTGGGTGTGCCCGGGCTGGTGCGGGCACATGCGGCGGGGGACCTGCTGCTGGCGGAGTGCAAGGCGCTCTCGCGGCTGCTCGACGCGCCCGAGCGCCCCTTCGTCGCCATCGTCGGCGGCGCGAAGGTCTCCGACAAGCTCGGCGTGCTGATCTCGCTGGTCGAGCGCCTCGCCGCCGGCGACACGCTGGTGGTCGGCGGCGCGATGGCCAACACCTTCCTCGGCGCCGGCGGGGCCAACCTCGGCGCGAGCCTGATGGAACGCGATCGCTACAGCGACTGCCGCATGGTGCTCGAGAAGGCCGCGGCGCGGGACATCCGGGTGCTGCTGCCGACCGACCTGCGCATCGGCGGCGGCGTCGATGCCAAGCTCGCGCGCCGCATGCCCGCCGCCGGCGGACTGGGCGAGGGCGAGATGGCCCTCGACATCGGGCCGGACTCCGCCGACGCGATCGCCAAGGTGATCGCGTCGGCCAAGATGGTGCTGTGGAACGGGCCCATGGGCCTGTTCGAGAACCCGGCCTTCGCCGAGGGCACGCTGACGGTGGCCCGTGCGCTCGCCGAGTGCCGCGGCTTCACGGTCGTCGGCGGGGGCGACAGCGTGGCGGCGATCCAGCAGGCGGGCGTCGCCGACCGCATCGGCCACGTGTCGACCGGCGGTGGCGCGTCGCTCGAGTTCATCGAGGGCAAGCTGCTGCCGGGCGTCGCCGCCCTGAAGCCGGAGGGTGTGTGA
- a CDS encoding ABC transporter permease, translated as MKAIGRLGQIVLSGLDWLGGLTQMAFTILRAGPRRPWGIDDIAAQMVHQGVRSLPIATFMSLFIGMILAWQFGYALKDFGATMALGDASSLALVRELVPTLVALTVGAKMAAGMTAELGSMKVTEQIDAVAALGADPIKKLAWPRVVAATFSQPLLVVWGNLLALLGGMLIGEWIFGVPAGYFYETYVDELAPLDYISSLVKATTFGMLVGLIGCYQGFNTKFGTEAVGAATTETVVAISICIIIADFYLTMVFS; from the coding sequence ATGAAGGCGATCGGCCGCCTGGGCCAGATCGTCTTGTCGGGCCTCGACTGGCTCGGCGGGCTGACCCAGATGGCCTTCACGATCCTGCGCGCGGGTCCGCGGCGGCCGTGGGGCATCGACGACATCGCCGCGCAGATGGTCCACCAGGGCGTGCGCTCGTTGCCGATCGCCACCTTCATGTCGCTGTTCATCGGCATGATCCTGGCCTGGCAGTTCGGCTACGCGCTCAAGGACTTCGGCGCCACCATGGCGCTGGGCGACGCGAGCTCGCTGGCGCTGGTGCGCGAGCTGGTGCCGACCCTGGTCGCGCTGACCGTGGGCGCCAAGATGGCGGCCGGCATGACCGCCGAGCTGGGCTCGATGAAGGTCACCGAGCAAATCGATGCGGTCGCGGCCCTGGGCGCGGACCCCATCAAGAAGCTCGCGTGGCCGCGGGTGGTCGCGGCGACCTTCTCGCAGCCGCTCTTGGTGGTGTGGGGCAACCTGCTGGCGCTGCTCGGCGGCATGTTGATCGGCGAGTGGATCTTCGGCGTGCCGGCCGGCTACTTCTACGAGACCTACGTCGACGAGCTCGCGCCGCTCGACTACATCTCGAGCCTGGTCAAGGCCACCACCTTCGGCATGCTGGTGGGGCTGATCGGCTGCTACCAGGGCTTCAACACCAAGTTCGGCACCGAGGCCGTCGGCGCCGCGACGACCGAGACCGTGGTCGCGATCTCGATCTGCATCATCATCGCCGACTTCTACCTCACCATGGTGTTCTCGTAG
- a CDS encoding ATP-binding cassette domain-containing protein → MATQDVTVRAAAPVVEFEDVSKAFGALHVYEHMSLQVFAGETLSIIGGSGKGKSVCLKMMIGLLQADAGKVRVLGQDVDALDAEGLRKIRRRVAYVFQGGALFDSMSVLENIGYALREHTQLGDGQIRERARECLEMVALGADLLDAMPATLSGGERKRVALARSIAIEPEVILYDEPTTGLDPVNITNIGKMIMKLQRELRVTSVVVTHDMPTARKVSDRVAMLFERRFPFTGTVEQMWHSAEAEVRDFIHGTLRRGHGRDGRTQEQPSGA, encoded by the coding sequence ATGGCCACGCAGGACGTGACCGTGCGGGCCGCCGCGCCGGTCGTCGAGTTCGAGGACGTCAGCAAGGCGTTCGGCGCCCTGCACGTCTACGAGCACATGTCGCTGCAGGTCTTCGCGGGCGAGACCCTCAGCATCATCGGCGGCAGCGGCAAGGGCAAGAGCGTGTGCCTCAAGATGATGATCGGTCTGCTGCAGGCCGATGCCGGCAAGGTGCGGGTGCTCGGCCAGGACGTCGACGCGCTCGACGCCGAAGGCCTGCGCAAGATCCGGCGCAGGGTCGCCTACGTCTTCCAAGGCGGGGCACTGTTCGACTCGATGTCCGTGCTCGAGAACATCGGCTATGCGCTCCGGGAGCACACCCAGCTCGGCGACGGCCAGATTCGCGAGCGGGCGCGCGAGTGCCTCGAGATGGTGGCGCTGGGCGCCGATCTGCTCGACGCCATGCCCGCGACCCTCTCGGGCGGTGAGCGCAAGCGTGTCGCACTCGCACGCTCGATCGCGATCGAGCCCGAGGTTATCCTCTACGACGAGCCGACCACCGGGCTCGACCCCGTGAACATCACCAACATCGGCAAGATGATCATGAAGCTTCAACGCGAGCTGCGGGTGACCTCGGTGGTCGTGACCCACGACATGCCGACCGCGCGCAAGGTCTCCGATCGCGTGGCCATGCTGTTCGAGCGCCGGTTCCCCTTCACCGGCACCGTCGAGCAGATGTGGCACAGCGCCGAGGCCGAGGTCCGCGACTTCATCCACGGCACGCTGCGGCGGGGCCACGGACGCGACGGCCGCACGCAGGAGCAGCCCAGTGGCGCGTAA
- a CDS encoding MCE family protein, which produces MARKNEARTRLVVGGFVVALGVMLFASLFIIGQVEGTWESKTTIHTDFRTITGLRRGSPVQLAGVEIGKVESIDFVNRRYLCDPLTEDVGRHGAGRTDNCDEFLFCAPSGECGDLEPYAAKGMHPPCLSSEDCADDEVCVTSEFKRRARRTEWNGPVGVCARFNTEHRRVQVTMKVFEDKLELIRSDSRATVASNGVLGDQLINITPGMRDPLGEERRIQSTPSLLEDIELFRGRIEGLTDKVDTSLSGISALFSELNDERTIGSVKTTLENLSAITGQVARGEGLVGALFNDPAFKEDVGVTLRKVRDTAAGLDAFVDRANSTLRKLDDNVQPLVDDGRKVATSIRKLLEDLEDPKNKSLVAKLLRDPDGQMVADLEKILGDVERVTGKVASITAKVEKGEGTLGKLISDSKVHDDLVKILGNIERNETLKSLVRAGIKADDAARESAPPAPAP; this is translated from the coding sequence GTGGCGCGTAAGAACGAGGCCCGCACGCGACTGGTGGTCGGCGGCTTCGTCGTCGCGCTGGGCGTGATGCTGTTCGCGTCGCTGTTCATCATCGGACAGGTCGAGGGCACCTGGGAGTCCAAGACCACCATCCACACCGACTTCCGCACGATCACGGGTCTGCGCCGGGGCTCGCCCGTGCAGCTCGCCGGCGTCGAGATCGGCAAGGTCGAGTCGATCGACTTCGTGAACCGCCGCTACCTGTGCGACCCGCTGACCGAGGACGTCGGCCGCCACGGGGCGGGGCGCACCGACAACTGCGACGAGTTCCTCTTCTGCGCGCCGTCGGGCGAGTGCGGCGACCTCGAGCCCTACGCGGCCAAGGGCATGCACCCGCCGTGTCTGTCGAGCGAAGACTGCGCCGACGACGAGGTCTGCGTGACCTCCGAGTTCAAGCGCCGCGCACGGCGGACGGAGTGGAACGGCCCGGTCGGCGTCTGCGCCCGCTTCAACACCGAGCATCGCCGGGTGCAGGTGACGATGAAGGTCTTCGAGGACAAGCTCGAGCTCATCCGCAGCGACAGCCGCGCCACCGTCGCCAGCAACGGCGTGCTGGGAGACCAGCTCATCAACATCACGCCGGGCATGCGCGACCCCCTGGGTGAGGAGCGCCGCATCCAGTCGACACCGTCGTTGCTCGAGGACATCGAGCTCTTCCGCGGTCGCATCGAGGGCCTCACCGACAAGGTCGACACCAGCCTCTCGGGCATCTCGGCGTTGTTCTCGGAGCTCAACGACGAGCGCACCATCGGCTCGGTCAAGACCACGCTCGAGAACCTGAGTGCCATCACCGGCCAGGTTGCGCGCGGCGAGGGCCTGGTCGGCGCGTTGTTCAACGACCCGGCGTTCAAGGAGGACGTCGGCGTGACGCTGCGCAAGGTCCGGGACACCGCCGCGGGCCTCGATGCCTTCGTCGACCGCGCCAACTCGACGCTGCGCAAGCTCGACGACAACGTCCAGCCGCTGGTCGACGATGGCCGCAAGGTCGCGACCAGCATCCGCAAGCTGCTCGAGGACCTCGAGGACCCGAAGAACAAGAGCCTGGTGGCGAAGCTGCTGCGCGACCCCGACGGCCAGATGGTCGCCGACCTCGAGAAGATCCTCGGCGACGTGGAGCGCGTGACCGGCAAGGTCGCGTCGATCACCGCCAAGGTCGAGAAGGGCGAGGGCACGCTGGGCAAGCTCATCAGCGACAGCAAGGTCCACGACGACCTGGTGAAGATCCTCGGCAACATCGAGCGCAACGAAACCCTCAAGTCGCTCGTGCGCGCGGGTATCAAGGCCGACGACGCGGCGCGCGAGTCGGCCCCGCCGGCGCCGGCGCCCTAG
- a CDS encoding alpha/beta hydrolase, which produces MSDAPSQPPAGDAGAGPTPSSQFDEALPTGRMVERHGATLWTGATGPLDAPCVLILDGIGCSGWAFRRVVPRLSERLRVIQMHYRGHGRSPQPARPWRLSMPDLADDAAAVLEHWGIEHAIVVGFSMGFQVALEVFRRHRARVDALVSIAGPSGRVLSQFQGTDVFGHVLPLLQAATRHASEFSLKLWRTVLPSRWLPLIGLHTQLNPMRIELGDLEFYLRQMSEMNPELFADMLGEAARHCGEDILPRVRVPSLIIAGAGDRFVPVETLRKIAFAMPRSQWLVIDGASHALPAEYGPELAERLLRFADEVHAEQRASAAVAT; this is translated from the coding sequence GTGAGCGACGCGCCGTCGCAGCCGCCCGCCGGTGACGCCGGCGCCGGCCCGACGCCGAGTTCCCAATTCGACGAGGCCCTGCCGACCGGGCGCATGGTCGAGCGGCACGGCGCGACCCTCTGGACCGGCGCGACCGGGCCGCTGGACGCGCCGTGCGTGCTGATCCTCGATGGCATCGGCTGCAGCGGCTGGGCCTTCCGCCGCGTGGTGCCGCGACTGTCCGAGCGCCTACGGGTGATCCAGATGCACTACCGCGGGCACGGGCGATCGCCGCAACCGGCGCGTCCGTGGCGGCTGTCGATGCCCGACCTCGCGGACGACGCCGCCGCGGTGCTCGAGCACTGGGGCATCGAGCACGCGATCGTGGTCGGGTTCTCGATGGGCTTCCAGGTCGCGCTCGAGGTGTTTCGCCGCCATCGCGCGCGTGTCGACGCGCTGGTGTCGATCGCCGGCCCGTCGGGACGCGTGCTCTCGCAGTTCCAGGGCACCGACGTGTTCGGCCACGTGCTGCCGCTGCTGCAGGCGGCGACGCGCCACGCCTCCGAGTTCTCGCTGAAGCTGTGGCGTACGGTGCTGCCGTCGCGCTGGCTGCCGCTCATCGGGCTGCACACGCAGCTCAACCCGATGCGCATCGAGCTCGGCGACCTCGAGTTCTACCTGCGACAGATGTCCGAGATGAACCCCGAGCTGTTTGCCGACATGCTCGGCGAGGCGGCGCGTCACTGCGGCGAGGACATCCTGCCGCGGGTGCGGGTGCCGTCGCTCATCATCGCCGGCGCCGGTGATCGCTTCGTACCGGTCGAGACCCTGCGCAAGATCGCGTTCGCGATGCCGCGCTCGCAGTGGCTGGTGATCGACGGCGCCTCCCATGCGCTCCCCGCCGAGTACGGCCCGGAGCTGGCCGAACGGCTGCTGCGCTTCGCCGACGAGGTCCACGCGGAGCAGCGCGCGTCGGCAGCGGTCGCGACCTGA
- a CDS encoding TIGR04563 family protein, translated as MASSDKRKQSLYFPEQMLKEIQEEAARQDRSLSWIVQKAWKIARKDIMKYPSVNELADDAPDDERGRDE; from the coding sequence ATGGCAAGCTCCGACAAGCGCAAGCAGAGCCTTTACTTCCCGGAACAGATGTTGAAGGAGATCCAGGAGGAGGCAGCCCGGCAGGACCGCTCGCTCTCGTGGATCGTGCAGAAGGCGTGGAAGATCGCGCGCAAGGACATCATGAAGTATCCGAGCGTCAACGAACTCGCCGACGACGCGCCGGATGACGAGCGCGGCCGGGACGAGTGA
- a CDS encoding TraR/DksA C4-type zinc finger protein: protein MALNKSQIEDFRQVLQEKRNRLLHEAKRTLDHEMVIDSDERMDEVDQASSEYMQAFSFRLRGRERFLMDKIEHALRKIDEGTFGICEECEDPISLKRLQARPEAQLCIQCKEAQEKEEAVYAEE from the coding sequence ATGGCGCTCAACAAGTCGCAGATCGAAGACTTCCGCCAGGTTCTGCAGGAGAAGCGCAACCGGCTGCTACACGAGGCGAAGCGAACCCTCGATCACGAGATGGTGATCGACTCGGACGAGCGCATGGACGAGGTCGACCAGGCCTCCTCGGAGTACATGCAGGCGTTCTCGTTCCGTCTTCGTGGTCGCGAGCGCTTCCTGATGGACAAGATCGAACACGCGCTGCGCAAGATCGACGAGGGCACCTTCGGCATCTGCGAGGAGTGCGAGGACCCGATCTCGCTCAAGCGCCTGCAGGCGCGTCCCGAGGCGCAGCTGTGCATCCAGTGCAAGGAAGCGCAGGAGAAGGAAGAAGCGGTCTACGCCGAGGAGTGA
- a CDS encoding potassium channel protein, whose product MSNRSESWNSSFDAYAAARRRVAWALVVLVLVVAVGAAGYWYIGWLQSPGLWRLRDCVYMTVITITTVGYGEILDFQAIHGGREWTQLLLVFGVAADLYVVSTITSFFVESDFVNIRRWRKLERRMHDISNHYIVCGIGRTGIHVVNELVAVGHDVVAVDGDEAVLEELRERGILTVHGDATDDDVLDRAGLRRAKGVVATLDDDKTNMFVVVSARQTNPKLRIVVKALSPSAAEKLRRAGADAVVTPNFIGGMRIASELLRPHVVRFLDEMLRDKDARLRIEEATITAAGSLADKTLRAANLRESAGVLVLAVRSADGGVNYVPPSDLELRVGQTLIAIGRPDEIAALRRLAGA is encoded by the coding sequence TTGAGCAACCGCAGCGAGAGCTGGAACTCGTCGTTCGACGCCTACGCGGCCGCCCGTCGGCGCGTCGCGTGGGCGCTGGTGGTGCTGGTGTTGGTGGTCGCGGTCGGTGCCGCCGGCTACTGGTACATCGGCTGGCTGCAGAGCCCTGGTCTGTGGCGGCTGCGCGACTGCGTGTACATGACCGTCATCACCATCACGACGGTCGGTTACGGCGAGATCCTCGACTTCCAGGCGATCCACGGCGGCCGCGAGTGGACGCAGCTGCTCCTGGTGTTCGGCGTCGCCGCCGACCTCTACGTGGTCTCGACCATCACGAGCTTCTTCGTCGAGTCGGACTTCGTGAACATCCGACGGTGGCGCAAGTTGGAGCGTCGCATGCACGACATCTCGAACCACTACATCGTGTGTGGCATCGGCCGCACCGGCATCCACGTCGTCAACGAGCTGGTCGCGGTCGGTCACGACGTGGTCGCCGTCGACGGCGACGAAGCCGTGCTCGAGGAGCTCCGCGAGCGCGGCATCCTCACCGTGCACGGCGACGCCACCGACGACGACGTGCTCGACCGCGCCGGCCTCCGCCGCGCCAAGGGCGTGGTCGCCACCCTCGACGACGACAAGACCAACATGTTCGTGGTCGTGAGCGCGCGGCAGACCAACCCCAAGCTGCGCATCGTGGTGAAGGCGCTGTCGCCCTCGGCCGCCGAGAAGCTGCGCCGCGCCGGCGCCGACGCGGTCGTCACGCCCAATTTCATCGGCGGCATGCGCATCGCCTCGGAGCTGCTGCGGCCCCACGTGGTGCGCTTCCTCGACGAGATGCTACGCGACAAGGACGCGCGCCTGCGGATCGAAGAGGCCACGATCACCGCGGCGGGATCGCTGGCCGACAAGACCCTGCGGGCGGCGAACCTGCGCGAGAGCGCGGGGGTCCTGGTGCTGGCCGTGCGCTCGGCCGACGGCGGGGTCAACTACGTGCCGCCGTCCGACCTCGAGCTACGGGTCGGCCAGACCCTCATCGCGATCGGCCGGCCCGACGAGATCGCCGCGCTGCGGCGGCTCGCCGGCGCCTGA
- a CDS encoding prolipoprotein diacylglyceryl transferase, with protein MSPILFTIPGLAWEVSAYGFFVALALVSGWVLAIRLATREGLPADRLGGSYVVAVAFGLVGARAVWLLQHPTAFEGWISLLALRSGELSAGAGVAFALGITLLQCRRHGVPAMAWLDVLAPAVALAVALEGFGALLSGAGYGAYAPEARFALRFPEGSPAYLAHRRELSQLLPRAASSSLPVYPTQLVAVLGGLLAGGLWWWQRARRRFVGQHAIGVALVLIAVRSFVEEPMRADRAPAVVGPASRGQLAALCVVAVLAVVLRTRLRAAAKSTVVAATRGGRARR; from the coding sequence GTGTCACCGATCCTGTTCACGATCCCGGGGCTCGCGTGGGAGGTCTCGGCCTACGGCTTCTTCGTCGCGCTCGCCCTGGTGAGCGGCTGGGTGCTGGCGATCCGGCTGGCGACGCGCGAGGGGCTGCCGGCCGACCGCCTGGGCGGCAGCTATGTGGTCGCGGTGGCGTTCGGACTCGTCGGTGCGCGCGCGGTGTGGCTGCTGCAGCACCCGACCGCCTTCGAGGGCTGGATCTCGCTGCTGGCGCTGCGCTCGGGTGAGCTCTCCGCCGGCGCCGGGGTGGCCTTCGCGCTGGGGATCACGCTGCTGCAGTGCCGACGTCACGGGGTCCCGGCGATGGCGTGGCTCGACGTGCTCGCGCCCGCGGTCGCGCTCGCGGTCGCGCTGGAGGGGTTCGGCGCGCTGCTGTCGGGCGCGGGCTACGGGGCCTACGCCCCCGAGGCCCGGTTTGCGCTGCGCTTCCCCGAGGGCTCGCCGGCGTACCTCGCCCACCGCCGCGAGCTGTCGCAGCTGCTGCCGCGGGCGGCCAGCAGCTCGTTGCCGGTCTATCCCACGCAGCTGGTGGCGGTGCTGGGCGGGCTGCTCGCAGGCGGGCTGTGGTGGTGGCAGCGCGCGCGTCGGCGCTTCGTGGGGCAGCACGCGATCGGTGTCGCGCTGGTGCTGATCGCCGTGCGGAGTTTCGTCGAGGAGCCCATGCGCGCCGATCGTGCGCCGGCCGTCGTGGGGCCGGCATCGCGCGGCCAGCTGGCGGCCCTGTGCGTCGTCGCGGTGCTGGCGGTGGTGCTGCGGACCCGGCTGCGCGCGGCCGCGAAGTCGACCGTTGTGGCCGCGACCCGCGGCGGGCGGGCGCGACGATGA